From the genome of Phytohabitans rumicis, one region includes:
- a CDS encoding acyltransferase — translation MAVSPLALVADDARLGAGSTVEEFCVVKGAVLGAGAVLRSHTVVYAGVRAGTRFQTGHHVLVREHTVIGDDVSVGSLSVLEHTVHIGDRVRVHSHCFVPEYSVLEDDAWLGPRVTLTNAPFPRCPDVAVCTRGVHIGRGARIGANVTILPGVRVGERALIGAGAVVTKDVKPGAVVVGAAARQVKTIDELLCPAGLDHRPYPGGSLDSAG, via the coding sequence GTGGCCGTTAGCCCGCTCGCCCTCGTCGCCGACGACGCCCGGCTCGGCGCCGGCAGCACGGTCGAGGAGTTCTGCGTCGTGAAGGGCGCCGTCCTGGGCGCCGGCGCCGTCCTGCGCAGCCACACCGTCGTCTACGCGGGGGTGCGCGCCGGCACCCGCTTCCAGACCGGGCACCACGTGCTCGTCCGGGAGCACACCGTCATCGGCGACGACGTCTCGGTCGGCTCGCTGTCCGTGCTGGAGCACACCGTCCACATCGGAGACCGGGTACGCGTGCACTCGCACTGCTTCGTGCCCGAGTACTCCGTCCTGGAGGACGACGCCTGGCTCGGGCCGCGCGTGACGCTGACCAACGCGCCGTTCCCGCGCTGCCCCGACGTGGCCGTCTGCACCCGCGGGGTCCACATCGGACGCGGCGCGCGGATCGGCGCCAACGTCACCATCCTGCCCGGCGTACGGGTGGGGGAGCGGGCGCTGATCGGCGCCGGCGCGGTCGTCACCAAGGACGTCAAGCCCGGCGCGGTCGTGGTCGGCGCCGCCGCCCGGCAGGTGAAGACCATCGACGAGCTGTTGTGCCCGGCCGGGCTCGACCACCGTCCCTACCCTGGGGGTTCCCTTGATTCCGCTGGTTGA
- a CDS encoding DegT/DnrJ/EryC1/StrS family aminotransferase, translated as MIPLVDVKAAYLRHRAAIDAAVQDVLESTAFIQGPQLRAFEEAYAAYCGTKHAIGVGSGTAALHLALAAAGVGAGDVVAVPAHTFIATVEPVSWLGARPRFVEIDPETGAMDPVALKGAIDGVSAVLPVDIHGRPADLEQIAAVAADAGVPLIEDAAQAHGAEVVRADGTVVRAGGYGLAGCFSFYPGKNLGAFGDAGAITTNDDAFAATVRRLRDHGRTSKYEHEIIGYAHRMDTLQAAVLSVKLSTLDADNRRRAALMARYEEELTGVGDLWFPPATPDRRSVFHHALVRTSRRDSLLSFLKERGIGAGVHYPIPVHLQPAYAFLGYRRGDLPSTEAWADECLSLPLYPELSDAQLAGVVDAVRAFF; from the coding sequence TTGATTCCGCTGGTTGACGTCAAGGCCGCGTACCTGCGGCACCGGGCGGCGATCGACGCCGCCGTCCAGGACGTCCTGGAGTCCACCGCGTTCATCCAGGGGCCGCAGCTGCGCGCCTTCGAGGAGGCGTACGCGGCGTACTGCGGCACGAAGCACGCGATCGGCGTCGGATCGGGCACGGCGGCCCTGCACCTCGCGCTGGCCGCCGCCGGCGTGGGCGCGGGCGACGTGGTGGCGGTGCCGGCGCACACGTTCATCGCGACGGTCGAGCCGGTGAGCTGGCTGGGCGCGCGGCCCCGGTTCGTCGAGATCGACCCGGAGACCGGCGCGATGGACCCGGTGGCGCTCAAGGGCGCCATCGACGGGGTCAGCGCGGTGCTGCCGGTGGACATCCACGGCCGCCCCGCCGACCTGGAGCAGATCGCCGCGGTGGCCGCCGACGCCGGCGTACCCCTGATCGAGGACGCGGCGCAGGCGCACGGCGCGGAGGTCGTCCGCGCGGACGGCACGGTCGTCCGCGCCGGCGGGTACGGCCTGGCCGGCTGCTTCTCGTTCTACCCGGGCAAGAACCTGGGCGCGTTCGGCGACGCCGGGGCGATCACCACCAACGACGACGCGTTCGCCGCGACCGTGCGCCGGCTGCGCGACCACGGCCGCACCAGCAAGTACGAGCACGAGATCATCGGGTACGCGCACCGCATGGACACGCTGCAGGCGGCCGTGCTGTCGGTGAAGCTGTCCACGCTGGACGCGGACAACCGGCGGCGCGCCGCGTTGATGGCCCGGTACGAGGAGGAACTCACGGGCGTCGGCGACCTGTGGTTCCCGCCGGCCACCCCGGACCGGCGCAGCGTGTTCCACCACGCCCTGGTGCGGACCTCCCGCCGCGACTCGCTGCTTTCGTTCTTGAAGGAGCGCGGCATCGGCGCCGGCGTGCACTACCCGATTCCGGTGCACCTGCAGCCCGCGTACGCCTTCCTCGGCTACCGGCGCGGCGACCTGCCGTCGACCGAGGCGTGGGCGGACGAGTGCCTGTCGCTGCCGCTGTACCCGGAGCTGAGCGACGCGCAGCTCGCCGGGGTCGTGGACGCGGTCCGGGCCTTCTTCTGA
- a CDS encoding glycosyltransferase, translating to MRILAVTNLWPAPGSFRGVFVADQVAGLRRLGHEVDVEVVAQERGRLDYLLAAGRVRRRGSYDLVHVHYGLTALASRLVVGVPRILSLYGSDVNTPWQWRLTRLFDGNPAARVYPSRRLALAAGDPDGAIVPPGVDFGLFAPFDPAARAAARAGFGFGPDETVVLFGAAPDNPVKGYDVFRAVVDRLGARTLLLPAPGQSRAGVVPKFAAADLLLVTSRQGTESGPLVVKEAAAMGLPVVSVDVGDAAEVLDGVTPSAVVPFSGTLVADLAAACAAVLADGRRADGRERIARYDQEQAVRALEAVYTRVLAGRAVPSRRGR from the coding sequence ATGCGGATCCTGGCCGTCACCAACCTGTGGCCGGCGCCGGGGAGCTTCCGCGGCGTGTTCGTGGCCGACCAGGTGGCGGGGCTGCGCCGGCTCGGCCACGAGGTGGACGTGGAGGTGGTGGCGCAGGAGCGCGGCCGCCTGGACTACCTGCTCGCCGCGGGCCGGGTACGCCGGCGCGGCTCCTACGACCTCGTACACGTCCACTATGGACTGACCGCGCTCGCCTCCCGGTTGGTCGTCGGGGTGCCGCGGATCCTGTCCCTGTACGGCAGCGACGTCAACACGCCGTGGCAGTGGCGGCTCACCCGGCTCTTCGACGGCAACCCGGCGGCCCGCGTGTACCCGTCCCGCCGGCTCGCCCTGGCGGCCGGCGACCCGGACGGGGCGATCGTCCCGCCGGGCGTGGACTTCGGCCTGTTCGCCCCGTTTGACCCGGCGGCGCGGGCGGCGGCACGGGCCGGCTTCGGGTTCGGCCCGGACGAGACCGTGGTGCTCTTCGGCGCCGCCCCGGACAACCCCGTCAAGGGGTACGACGTCTTCCGGGCGGTCGTGGACCGGCTGGGCGCGCGCACCCTGCTGCTGCCCGCGCCGGGTCAGTCCCGCGCGGGCGTGGTGCCCAAGTTCGCCGCCGCCGACCTGCTCCTCGTCACCTCCCGGCAGGGCACCGAGAGCGGCCCGCTCGTGGTGAAGGAGGCCGCCGCCATGGGCCTGCCCGTGGTGAGCGTGGACGTCGGCGACGCCGCCGAGGTGCTGGACGGCGTCACCCCGTCGGCGGTCGTCCCGTTCTCCGGCACGCTCGTGGCGGACCTGGCGGCGGCGTGCGCGGCGGTGCTCGCGGACGGCCGGCGCGCCGACGGCCGGGAGCGGATCGCCCGCTACGACCAGGAGCAGGCCGTACGCGCCCTGGAGGCGGTGTACACGCGGGTGCTGGCCGGTCGGGCGGTGCCGTCCAGGCGGGGCCGGTAG
- a CDS encoding FKBP-type peptidyl-prolyl cis-trans isomerase has protein sequence MIQQRTTKQERRAAAEAAAAEAAARKKRNQAYAGAGAGLAVVVLLAVVFFVARSGGDEPAAPVGAAPTASAEPSASAAEPSPPAPSAPAADFPPVPAGADPALKTKPVVKAGTGELTKLTVTPIIKGTGAATKAGQLITVNYVGVSYKTGEEFDASWNRSEAYSFQVGANEVIPGWDQGLVGIKVGSRVQLDIPADLAYGENPTGGEPAGALRFVVDILAAQ, from the coding sequence TTGATCCAGCAGCGGACGACCAAGCAGGAGCGGCGGGCCGCCGCCGAGGCAGCGGCAGCCGAGGCGGCCGCGCGGAAGAAGCGCAACCAGGCGTACGCGGGCGCGGGCGCGGGCCTCGCCGTGGTCGTGCTGCTCGCCGTCGTCTTCTTCGTCGCCCGTAGCGGCGGGGACGAGCCCGCCGCCCCGGTCGGCGCCGCCCCGACGGCCTCCGCTGAGCCCAGCGCCAGCGCCGCGGAGCCCAGCCCGCCGGCGCCCAGCGCCCCGGCGGCCGACTTCCCGCCCGTGCCGGCCGGCGCCGACCCCGCGCTCAAGACGAAGCCGGTCGTCAAGGCCGGCACCGGCGAGCTGACCAAGCTCACGGTCACCCCGATCATCAAGGGCACCGGCGCGGCGACCAAGGCCGGCCAGCTCATCACCGTCAACTACGTCGGCGTGTCGTACAAGACCGGCGAGGAGTTCGACGCGTCCTGGAACCGGAGCGAGGCGTACTCGTTCCAGGTCGGCGCCAACGAGGTCATCCCGGGCTGGGACCAGGGGCTCGTCGGGATCAAGGTCGGCAGCCGCGTGCAGCTCGACATCCCGGCCGACCTGGCGTACGGCGAGAACCCCACCGGCGGTGAGCCGGCCGGGGCCCTGCGCTTCGTCGTCGACATCCTCGCGGCCCAGTAA
- a CDS encoding alpha/beta hydrolase has protein sequence MLPWQGELAGRIDHEVIDSALLRDNPLGDPYQRPLWVYTPPGYDAALDTRYPAVYVLQGYTGHLAMWANRSAYRQPFIETADAVFASGQAPPCIVVYVDAWTTYGGSQFVDSPGTGAYHSYLCDEVVPWVDARYRTIADPASRAVSGKSSGGFGAMITPMLRPDLFGAFATHAGDALYEYCYLPEFGKAVRYLRDYGGDIGCWWQDFRSRTAFTKDADHSLLMLLGCAACFSAGDNGVPELPFDPHTGQLRPDAWGRWLAWDPVRMIDRYADALRSQRAIWIDAGTRDEWFLDLGAEAFRAGLARIGVPDERIHFEHFDAGHGAIDYRYPVALSWLSHHLSR, from the coding sequence ATGCTGCCCTGGCAGGGTGAGCTCGCCGGCCGGATCGACCACGAGGTCATCGACTCCGCACTGCTGCGGGACAACCCGCTCGGCGACCCGTACCAGCGGCCGCTGTGGGTCTACACCCCGCCCGGGTACGACGCCGCGCTGGACACCCGCTACCCGGCGGTGTACGTCCTGCAGGGCTACACCGGCCACCTCGCCATGTGGGCGAACCGCTCGGCGTACCGGCAGCCGTTCATCGAGACCGCCGACGCGGTGTTCGCCTCCGGCCAAGCGCCCCCGTGCATCGTGGTGTACGTCGACGCCTGGACCACGTACGGCGGCTCCCAGTTCGTCGACTCGCCCGGCACCGGCGCGTACCACTCGTACCTGTGCGACGAGGTCGTGCCGTGGGTGGACGCGCGCTACCGCACGATCGCCGACCCGGCCTCGCGCGCCGTCTCCGGCAAGTCCTCGGGCGGCTTCGGCGCGATGATCACGCCGATGCTGCGGCCGGACCTGTTCGGCGCGTTCGCCACCCACGCCGGCGACGCCCTGTACGAGTACTGCTACCTGCCCGAGTTCGGCAAGGCGGTGCGCTACCTGCGGGACTACGGCGGCGACATCGGTTGCTGGTGGCAGGACTTCCGGTCGCGTACCGCCTTCACCAAGGATGCCGACCATTCGCTGTTGATGCTGCTCGGCTGCGCCGCCTGCTTCTCGGCCGGCGACAACGGGGTGCCCGAGCTGCCGTTCGACCCGCACACCGGCCAGTTGCGGCCCGACGCGTGGGGGCGCTGGCTCGCCTGGGACCCGGTCCGCATGATCGACCGGTACGCCGACGCGCTCCGCTCCCAGCGGGCGATCTGGATCGACGCCGGCACCCGCGACGAGTGGTTCCTGGATCTCGGGGCCGAGGCGTTCCGGGCCGGCCTGGCCCGGATCGGCGTCCCCGACGAGCGGATCCACTTCGAGCACTTCGACGCCGGCCACGGCGCCATCGATTACCGCTACCCCGTAGCCCTCTCCTGGCTATCCCACCACCTGTCCCGCTAA
- a CDS encoding FAD-dependent monooxygenase encodes MRRRDLLDLLGRGLPADTVRWDTPVASIRQTPAGVEVEGESYAFAVGADGVRSAVRPAVVGEAELRTSLLSTASWRFMAPNPGVDCWTVWSSAAGAFLLIPVDAKEVYGYASALRGGTVSADPEWLRTTFARFPDPVPQVVDAVLTEQSSLYHSPVEEVRVDRWTNGRLVLIGDAAHATAPVWAQGAALAVEDALVLAELLATHDDWSRVGPEYERRRRPRVDHVQAMTDRLSKTASMPAWIRDTILPFVGPRTYRETYGPLRSPP; translated from the coding sequence GTGCGCCGCCGGGACCTGCTCGACCTGCTCGGGCGCGGGCTGCCCGCGGACACCGTGCGGTGGGACACCCCGGTGGCGTCGATCCGGCAGACCCCCGCCGGGGTCGAGGTCGAGGGCGAGAGCTACGCGTTCGCGGTGGGCGCCGACGGGGTACGCTCCGCGGTCCGCCCGGCCGTGGTCGGCGAGGCCGAGCTGCGTACGTCGCTGCTGTCCACGGCGAGCTGGCGGTTCATGGCGCCCAATCCCGGCGTCGACTGCTGGACGGTCTGGTCGAGCGCCGCGGGCGCGTTCCTGCTGATCCCGGTGGACGCCAAGGAGGTCTACGGGTACGCCTCCGCGCTCCGCGGCGGCACGGTCAGCGCGGATCCGGAGTGGTTGCGGACGACGTTCGCCCGCTTTCCGGATCCGGTGCCCCAGGTCGTCGACGCCGTCCTCACCGAACAGTCCTCTTTGTACCACTCGCCCGTCGAGGAGGTACGCGTCGACCGCTGGACCAACGGCCGCCTGGTCCTCATCGGCGACGCCGCGCACGCGACCGCCCCGGTGTGGGCCCAAGGCGCCGCGCTGGCCGTCGAAGACGCCCTCGTCCTCGCCGAACTGCTCGCCACGCACGACGACTGGAGCCGGGTCGGCCCCGAGTACGAGCGCCGCCGCCGGCCGCGGGTGGACCATGTGCAGGCGATGACCGACCGCCTGTCCAAGACGGCCAGCATGCCCGCGTGGATCAGGGACACGATCCTGCCGTTCGTGGGCCCGCGCACCTACCGCGAGACCTACGGCCCTTTGCGATCTCCCCCGTAG
- a CDS encoding discoidin domain-containing protein: MTDSAEPPDSEPAVAFASQRAASLRAMFPAGARTLSGGTAPVDDAPAPEPEPAAVPATRRRRWWLGAAIACAFALGAAAGIAAIRTTGDASASGPTQDTSAPVGLAPEATGPTPQTPAPSGPPTTLPAATGTIQSPPTGTSTPGAPSVSPTTARPTRLVGRPNPSRANLALHRPATASGSEGEPWPPAAAVDGKPDTRWSSAFTDGQWIAVDLGEVWTVTGVRLLWEHAYATQYRVEVSTDRRTWSTVYATSGGAGGTVSIDAGPVAARYVRVNCTRRSGSYGYSLFEFEVH; this comes from the coding sequence GTGACGGACAGCGCTGAGCCGCCCGATTCCGAGCCGGCCGTGGCCTTCGCCAGCCAGCGGGCCGCGTCGCTGCGGGCGATGTTCCCCGCCGGCGCGCGCACCCTGTCCGGCGGCACCGCGCCCGTCGACGATGCGCCGGCGCCCGAGCCGGAGCCGGCCGCCGTCCCCGCCACCCGCCGGCGGCGGTGGTGGCTCGGTGCCGCGATCGCGTGCGCGTTCGCGCTAGGCGCGGCGGCGGGCATCGCGGCCATCCGGACCACGGGCGACGCCAGCGCGTCCGGTCCCACGCAGGACACGTCCGCGCCGGTCGGCCTCGCGCCGGAAGCCACCGGCCCCACACCGCAGACCCCGGCGCCCAGCGGCCCGCCGACCACCCTTCCGGCCGCGACAGGCACGATCCAGAGCCCGCCCACGGGTACGTCGACGCCCGGCGCTCCCAGCGTGTCACCGACGACGGCGCGCCCGACCCGGCTGGTGGGGCGGCCCAACCCGTCCCGGGCCAACCTGGCGCTGCACCGCCCGGCCACCGCCTCCGGCAGCGAGGGCGAGCCATGGCCGCCCGCCGCCGCGGTCGACGGGAAGCCGGACACCCGGTGGAGCAGTGCGTTCACCGACGGGCAGTGGATCGCCGTGGACCTCGGCGAGGTGTGGACGGTGACCGGGGTACGCCTGCTGTGGGAGCACGCCTACGCGACGCAGTACCGCGTGGAGGTGTCGACCGACCGCCGGACCTGGTCCACTGTGTACGCCACGAGCGGCGGCGCGGGCGGCACCGTCAGCATCGACGCCGGCCCGGTCGCGGCCCGGTACGTCCGGGTGAACTGCACCCGCCGTTCGGGCAGCTACGGCTACTCGCTCTTCGAGTTCGAGGTCCACTGA
- a CDS encoding TOMM precursor leader peptide-binding protein, whose product MAEQRFVLNPYVTVVRCTDDEVLYRHGARSAYSRMLRDEGRRRVLGPVLAAFDRPRSRAETAAELADPAGATEVLDKLIDDGVLVAEDSALSAMYLQMLTGAAPTGLAAATVGVAGLGGIGGQVARQLAALGAGAVVGLDDRPVGAADQAFLRGTIGTAGEVGRPIAEAFERATVAAGFDNVTTRPQSIEDTEALADLIDEADLTVVALEAFAPGLLHRVNELAVAAEKPWLPVYADGSELVVGPLVVPGRSACYNEFEIQHESSRALRTEYLLYKEELGRRPAGDGPQLLPPFAGIAASWAVSAALPFLVDGTSFLVGRAVRIDFERLEVITERVLRLPRCPACAELRPDLRHPFL is encoded by the coding sequence ATGGCCGAACAGCGGTTCGTGCTCAACCCGTACGTCACCGTCGTGCGGTGCACCGACGACGAGGTGCTCTACCGGCACGGCGCCCGGTCGGCGTACTCCCGGATGCTCCGCGACGAGGGGCGCCGGCGGGTACTCGGTCCGGTGCTGGCGGCGTTCGACCGCCCGCGGAGCCGGGCCGAGACGGCGGCCGAGCTGGCCGACCCGGCCGGCGCCACCGAGGTCCTGGACAAGCTCATCGACGACGGTGTGCTGGTCGCCGAGGACTCCGCGCTGTCGGCCATGTACCTGCAGATGCTCACCGGCGCGGCGCCGACCGGGCTGGCCGCCGCCACGGTCGGCGTGGCCGGCCTCGGCGGGATCGGCGGGCAGGTCGCCCGGCAGCTGGCCGCGCTCGGCGCCGGCGCCGTGGTGGGCCTGGACGACCGCCCGGTCGGCGCCGCGGACCAGGCGTTCCTGCGCGGCACCATCGGCACGGCGGGGGAGGTCGGCCGGCCGATCGCCGAGGCGTTCGAGCGGGCGACCGTGGCGGCCGGGTTCGACAACGTCACTACCCGGCCGCAGTCCATTGAGGACACCGAGGCGCTCGCCGATCTGATCGACGAGGCCGACCTGACGGTGGTGGCGCTGGAGGCGTTCGCGCCGGGCCTGCTGCACCGGGTCAACGAGCTGGCCGTCGCGGCCGAGAAGCCGTGGCTGCCGGTGTACGCGGACGGCAGCGAGCTGGTCGTCGGCCCGCTCGTCGTGCCGGGGCGTTCGGCCTGCTACAACGAGTTCGAGATCCAGCACGAGTCGTCCCGCGCGCTGCGCACCGAGTACCTGCTCTACAAGGAGGAGCTGGGCCGCCGGCCGGCCGGCGACGGGCCGCAGCTGCTGCCGCCGTTCGCGGGCATCGCCGCCTCCTGGGCGGTGTCGGCCGCGCTGCCGTTCCTGGTGGACGGCACCAGTTTCCTGGTCGGCCGCGCGGTGCGCATCGACTTCGAACGGCTGGAAGTCATCACCGAGCGGGTGCTGCGGCTGCCCCGCTGCCCCGCGTGCGCCGAGCTGCGACCGGATCTGCGCCACCCCTTCCTGTGA